One window from the genome of Rufibacter tibetensis encodes:
- a CDS encoding phospholipase D-like domain-containing protein yields MSKFLSQPLSLQFGEYLKQELNNLDWKLLEIGVAWVRRSGVRHIFNDLAAFLERGGEIKCIVGVDFEHTTLEGVQDLMLLKEHGKFILYVYHNEASSVFHPKCYLFSNNEYAKLIVGSNNFVEAGLYTNIEASLEITEQSSDPAIVEAKKSFEFWCDTTNNLAFELDEPFFNALVENGYLKSETDLKSFLSSYRGSSTSNESPTATQNRLFGRKNYSAPRVSRQSDSVENIEEVFSEASNQDSDENVNSAEEQAPTGTTPSLRGRNLYMRVRKAHESRLTQTQIPKRLLQDMFFEDLNEIISGHDGEVHRVSVAHARGAINTMKLEVPEMRDFEDPVMEFRHTDDGLIYNVYDSSTLQGQRIRRILDEGLSSSPPTTFSTLPSDLSRATLWRFI; encoded by the coding sequence ATGAGCAAATTTTTATCACAACCCTTGTCTTTACAATTTGGCGAATATCTTAAACAAGAATTAAATAATTTAGATTGGAAATTATTAGAAATTGGAGTTGCTTGGGTTAGAAGGTCTGGTGTAAGACATATATTTAATGATTTAGCAGCTTTCTTAGAAAGGGGGGGCGAAATAAAATGTATAGTAGGTGTAGATTTTGAGCATACAACTTTAGAAGGCGTTCAGGATTTAATGTTACTCAAAGAACATGGAAAGTTTATACTTTACGTGTATCATAATGAAGCAAGCAGTGTTTTTCATCCTAAATGTTACCTTTTTTCTAATAATGAATACGCGAAACTGATTGTTGGTTCAAATAATTTTGTAGAGGCAGGACTATATACTAATATAGAAGCATCGCTTGAAATAACTGAGCAATCATCAGATCCTGCAATTGTAGAAGCTAAGAAATCATTTGAGTTTTGGTGTGATACCACCAATAACCTGGCTTTCGAATTAGATGAACCTTTTTTTAATGCTCTAGTTGAAAATGGCTATCTAAAATCTGAGACTGACCTTAAATCGTTCTTAAGTTCCTATAGAGGTTCAAGTACTTCTAATGAGTCACCTACTGCAACTCAAAATAGATTATTTGGTAGAAAAAATTATTCAGCTCCTAGAGTATCTAGGCAAAGTGATAGTGTTGAAAATATTGAAGAGGTATTTAGTGAGGCCTCAAATCAAGATTCTGATGAAAATGTAAATTCCGCTGAAGAACAAGCTCCAACAGGAACAACACCAAGTCTTCGAGGGAGAAACTTATATATGAGAGTAAGAAAAGCTCATGAATCTAGGCTTACTCAAACGCAAATCCCCAAGAGGCTTCTTCAAGATATGTTTTTTGAAGATCTAAATGAGATTATAAGTGGTCATGATGGGGAAGTGCATCGCGTGAGTGTTGCTCATGCTAGGGGTGCAATAAATACTATGAAATTAGAAGTGCCAGAAATGAGGGATTTCGAAGATCCTGTTATGGAATTCAGGCATACTGATGATGGACTGATATATAATGTGTATGATTCTTCTACTTTGCAAGGGCAAAGAATTAGGAGGATACTTGATGAAGGGTTAAGTAGTTCACCTCCAACTACCTTCTCTACCTTGCCAAGTGACTTATCAAGGGCTACTCTATGGAGATTTATCTAA
- a CDS encoding site-specific DNA-methyltransferase, with protein MEENKDIVGMIEEVLMSKEEIKEKSKLTKEEWRDYTKTVWHIANTSHSVHPAVFPPEIPKRLIKLFSFYGETVLDPFAGTGTTGSVANQLGRDAVLVDQNPDYIKIIQQGASELKFNEARLKVIHGDSRKLDSVEDNSIDLIITSPPYWNKADYGESEANIGTVSGYNSFLTAIRPVFEECFRVLTPGRKICIVTANVNQHTDHGLLTFPLAADFTIMLRELGFVMISEVIWSKDGTGGKWGSSGEQRPIFGSYPYPPNFLFKNVHEYVIIFSKPALKKTKGTTVLPYDQLMD; from the coding sequence TTGGAAGAGAATAAAGATATAGTAGGTATGATTGAGGAAGTGTTGATGTCTAAAGAGGAAATCAAGGAGAAAAGTAAATTAACAAAAGAGGAATGGCGTGATTATACAAAAACAGTTTGGCATATTGCGAATACCTCACATTCAGTTCATCCAGCTGTTTTTCCTCCAGAAATTCCGAAGAGGCTCATAAAGCTTTTTTCTTTTTATGGTGAGACTGTTTTGGATCCTTTTGCAGGCACTGGAACAACCGGATCAGTTGCTAACCAATTAGGCAGAGATGCTGTCTTAGTTGATCAGAATCCAGATTACATAAAAATAATACAACAAGGGGCTTCCGAATTAAAATTTAATGAGGCTAGGTTGAAAGTTATTCATGGTGACAGCCGTAAATTAGATTCAGTTGAGGATAACTCTATAGATTTAATAATTACTAGTCCACCATATTGGAATAAAGCTGATTATGGGGAATCAGAAGCCAATATAGGTACTGTATCAGGTTATAATAGTTTTTTAACTGCTATTAGACCAGTATTTGAGGAGTGCTTTAGAGTTCTAACTCCTGGAAGAAAAATTTGCATTGTTACTGCTAATGTGAATCAACATACAGATCATGGTTTGCTTACATTCCCTCTCGCAGCTGATTTTACTATCATGTTGAGAGAATTAGGATTTGTGATGATTTCAGAAGTGATATGGTCAAAAGATGGAACAGGAGGTAAATGGGGATCTTCAGGTGAGCAGAGACCAATTTTCGGAAGCTATCCTTATCCACCAAACTTTTTATTTAAAAATGTCCATGAATATGTCATTATATTTTCTAAACCTGCATTGAAAAAAACCAAAGGGACTACAGTACTTCCATATGACCAATTAATGGATTAA
- a CDS encoding N-6 DNA methylase has protein sequence MHQIDLFTPSKGSTVEKEITLPKEIIYKCYNLIVETEFTNNKILIELFSCKDTALNLTEFTDKHLSWVILSIISCFKALSKNEQVVTFSSAFKWFFGSSSSIEATDIIDKKALLNIENEINNLPNSYFKTILPYILDHHGFGTRRNVLKISSNLEARKSKKNTGVFYTPWDLSLYMANWVLKKDYNGTLIDPACGTGIFLLAAAKIKLENGCTAEEIVKTLYGIDIDPISISLSCFVLSTYLSPHCDSLSPFQLWHLFRLNITNYDTVSLLKTQDEMNYPIETFSREELNVQIKKSPFLENSSKSNKRPIAKLIDLFPETKGDFKCLLANPPYSPIGNRLDFKTLTAAFNLPDNTRLNSKSNIFLAFIQSMWKFTNYGRAIIVVPMSISYNSSGLFKSTRKVIMNQPGSWKFSFFDRTPDSIFGDDVKQRASIISYSKKVEDKNFNISTTEIIRWTSNTRKELFSKIKHKQLNDVNIIDKIPKFSANWESELFSKISISRKLDCNLLLEDKPLKYGREQLIKVGKTAYNYFSIYPCSSEKLNFVENKDFYFPNTFTLFSIYAILCSNLVYWLWRVEEDSFHVPANFIKRLPIGVVNQPNLIAKLDSLGQAIWEKAKEQPIISKNKGRETVSYKTHNIEEIICVDKILVNSLGATAMNAIELSKFVSNNVSVGRE, from the coding sequence ATGCACCAGATAGATTTATTTACTCCAAGTAAAGGGAGTACTGTTGAGAAGGAAATAACATTGCCTAAAGAAATTATTTATAAATGTTATAATTTAATTGTTGAAACTGAATTTACTAATAATAAAATATTAATAGAATTATTTTCTTGTAAAGATACGGCTTTAAATTTAACTGAATTTACAGACAAACATTTATCATGGGTTATATTGAGTATTATTTCATGTTTTAAAGCTTTAAGTAAAAATGAACAGGTTGTAACTTTTTCAAGTGCTTTCAAATGGTTTTTTGGGTCATCTTCAAGTATTGAAGCAACTGATATTATTGATAAAAAAGCTTTATTAAATATAGAAAATGAAATTAATAATTTGCCCAACTCTTATTTCAAGACAATTTTACCCTATATTCTAGATCATCATGGATTTGGTACAAGAAGGAATGTTCTTAAAATCTCTAGCAATTTAGAAGCTCGTAAAAGTAAAAAAAATACAGGGGTTTTTTATACACCTTGGGATTTGTCTCTTTATATGGCGAATTGGGTTCTAAAAAAGGATTATAATGGAACCCTAATTGATCCTGCCTGCGGTACTGGTATTTTCTTGCTTGCAGCAGCTAAAATAAAGCTAGAAAATGGTTGTACGGCTGAGGAAATAGTTAAAACGTTATATGGTATTGATATTGATCCTATTTCAATAAGTTTATCATGCTTTGTTCTTTCCACATATTTAAGTCCTCACTGTGATAGTTTATCACCTTTTCAACTATGGCATTTGTTTAGGCTGAATATAACCAACTATGATACAGTAAGTTTGTTAAAAACTCAGGATGAAATGAATTATCCTATTGAAACTTTTAGCAGAGAAGAGCTTAATGTTCAAATTAAAAAGAGTCCTTTTTTAGAGAATTCATCAAAATCAAACAAAAGGCCAATAGCCAAATTAATTGATTTATTTCCTGAAACAAAAGGAGATTTTAAATGCTTGTTGGCAAATCCGCCATATTCACCAATAGGCAATCGTTTAGATTTTAAAACTCTGACAGCTGCTTTTAATTTACCTGATAATACTAGGCTAAATTCGAAATCAAATATTTTTTTAGCTTTTATTCAATCAATGTGGAAATTTACTAATTATGGCAGAGCTATTATTGTGGTTCCTATGTCAATTTCATATAATAGCTCGGGTTTATTTAAATCCACTAGAAAAGTTATAATGAACCAGCCAGGATCATGGAAATTTTCTTTTTTTGACAGAACTCCTGATTCTATATTTGGAGATGATGTAAAGCAAAGAGCTTCCATTATTAGCTATAGTAAGAAAGTTGAGGATAAAAATTTTAATATTAGTACTACAGAAATAATCAGATGGACATCAAATACTAGAAAAGAATTGTTTAGCAAAATTAAACATAAACAATTAAATGATGTAAATATTATTGATAAAATACCCAAGTTTAGTGCTAATTGGGAGAGTGAATTATTTAGCAAAATTTCTATTTCTAGAAAATTAGATTGTAATCTACTTTTAGAAGATAAGCCTTTAAAATATGGGAGGGAACAACTAATTAAAGTAGGTAAAACAGCTTATAACTATTTTTCTATATATCCGTGCTCAAGTGAAAAGCTAAATTTTGTAGAAAACAAAGACTTTTACTTTCCAAATACATTTACTCTTTTTTCAATTTATGCAATTCTTTGCTCAAATCTGGTTTATTGGCTTTGGCGAGTTGAAGAGGATAGTTTTCATGTACCTGCGAACTTCATTAAACGGTTACCTATAGGAGTTGTCAATCAACCTAATTTGATTGCTAAACTTGATTCATTGGGGCAAGCTATTTGGGAAAAAGCGAAAGAGCAGCCAATTATTAGCAAAAACAAGGGAAGAGAAACTGTTTCTTACAAAACACATAATATAGAGGAAATCATATGTGTGGATAAAATTTTAGTTAATAGTTTAGGTGCAACTGCTATGAACGCCATTGAATTGAGTAAATTTGTTTCAAATAATGTTTCAGTTGGAAGAGAATAA
- a CDS encoding type I restriction endonuclease subunit R, giving the protein MKPKHYTLDIPAVFEYNALTVVSDGQTTLHGMFSSGLEWYAAWKSIDGRAVVDNGFALETLIKGLLVPHRLLQYVRHFIFHELEKGELIKKGAKYHQFYGIQYALQETLKSVRPFGDGRIGVIWHTTRSGKSITMAIYTSILRQLPQLRNPTIVVQVDRFDLNRQLFEDFVAAKDLVGDVSIANTTDELRTLLSGEGGGVVFSTVQKFNLKDTATGRELEHPVLSSRDNLIVIADECHRTQYGLVQGFANNLRRALPQASFIGFTGTPVDSKDADTLAVFGDIIHTYDIKQATEDKAVVPIYYEPRLAKLHLGNAQLEEEAEEITGGLEENDKNKILWAAMEDAAGSQERVAAIARDILQHYTARNASLSGKAMLVCMSRRNCVKLYDALTALPGCPEVAVIMTTNIAKDPVAWNPHVRTKEAMEGIKTRFKDPDDKLQLVIVRDMWLTGFDNPAMHTLYVDKVMTGHNLIQAVNRVATVFRDKPSGLIVDYIGIGDRLRDATKKYTGAGGSGAVALEIEEAFSLTQEIIEQLREQLPPGFTYQNWLALTPPEKFKLVGLATNYLVSDDERCKGFMLNEKKLSSLASIVKNHAAINDIAVDILFFQHVGAAVRKVKYPTTNIKKTQGQIKDLIHRSIESEDVVDVFQMAGIERFDISIINDEFLATAKEQKTGNELKLELLRQILNDEIKVRSTKNLIKYRKLKDEVEKIIADYHAHFFDSLVAMEKLRNVAKQMQEEDKLRQQLGLTEEEEAFYQILANHPNAVQDFDLIKELVKKILAEVKKSASQPDWYKKDDTKAQLQLAVKKVLRFKVKEDLQEILDEILEQAEERYKVWAFEVA; this is encoded by the coding sequence TTGAAGCCTAAGCACTACACCCTAGACATACCGGCGGTGTTTGAGTACAACGCCCTCACCGTGGTCTCAGACGGCCAGACCACCCTGCACGGCATGTTCAGCAGCGGCCTGGAGTGGTACGCCGCCTGGAAAAGCATAGACGGCCGTGCCGTGGTAGACAACGGCTTCGCGCTGGAAACCCTCATCAAAGGCCTGTTGGTGCCGCACCGCCTGCTCCAATACGTGCGCCACTTCATCTTCCATGAGCTGGAAAAAGGCGAGCTGATTAAGAAAGGGGCAAAGTACCACCAGTTCTACGGCATACAGTACGCCCTGCAGGAAACCCTCAAGAGCGTGCGCCCCTTCGGCGACGGCCGCATTGGCGTTATCTGGCACACCACCCGCTCGGGCAAGAGCATCACCATGGCCATTTACACCAGCATCCTGCGCCAGCTACCCCAGCTCCGGAACCCCACCATTGTGGTGCAGGTAGACCGCTTTGACCTGAACCGCCAGCTCTTCGAGGATTTCGTGGCCGCCAAAGACCTGGTAGGCGACGTGAGCATCGCCAACACCACCGACGAGCTGCGCACCCTGCTCAGCGGCGAGGGCGGCGGCGTGGTGTTCAGCACCGTGCAGAAGTTCAACCTCAAGGACACCGCCACCGGCCGCGAGCTGGAGCACCCCGTCCTCAGCTCCCGCGACAACCTCATTGTGATTGCTGATGAGTGCCACCGCACCCAGTACGGCCTGGTGCAGGGCTTTGCGAATAACCTACGCCGCGCCCTGCCGCAAGCGAGTTTCATCGGTTTCACCGGAACGCCTGTAGACAGCAAAGACGCTGATACCTTGGCCGTGTTCGGCGACATCATCCACACCTATGACATAAAGCAGGCCACCGAAGACAAAGCCGTGGTGCCCATTTACTACGAGCCGCGCCTGGCCAAGCTGCACCTGGGCAACGCCCAACTAGAGGAAGAAGCCGAGGAAATCACCGGCGGTCTGGAAGAGAATGACAAAAACAAGATTCTTTGGGCCGCCATGGAAGACGCCGCCGGTTCTCAGGAGCGCGTGGCCGCCATTGCCCGAGACATTCTGCAGCACTACACCGCCCGTAACGCCAGCCTGAGCGGCAAGGCCATGCTGGTGTGCATGAGCCGCCGCAACTGCGTGAAGCTCTATGACGCCCTCACCGCACTGCCCGGCTGCCCCGAGGTAGCCGTCATTATGACCACCAACATCGCCAAAGACCCCGTGGCCTGGAACCCGCACGTGCGTACCAAGGAAGCCATGGAAGGTATCAAAACCCGCTTCAAAGACCCAGATGACAAACTGCAACTGGTCATTGTGCGCGACATGTGGCTCACCGGCTTTGACAACCCGGCCATGCACACGCTCTACGTAGACAAAGTGATGACCGGCCACAACCTCATCCAGGCCGTGAACCGCGTGGCTACCGTCTTCCGTGACAAGCCCAGCGGCCTCATCGTGGACTACATCGGCATAGGTGACCGCCTGCGCGATGCCACCAAGAAATACACCGGCGCGGGTGGCTCGGGTGCCGTGGCGTTAGAGATTGAGGAAGCCTTCTCTCTCACCCAGGAAATCATAGAACAGCTGCGGGAGCAATTGCCACCTGGGTTCACCTACCAAAACTGGTTGGCCTTAACCCCTCCTGAGAAATTTAAACTGGTAGGGCTGGCTACGAATTACCTGGTCTCTGATGATGAGCGCTGCAAAGGGTTTATGCTGAACGAGAAGAAGCTCAGCAGCCTGGCCTCTATCGTGAAAAACCACGCAGCCATAAATGACATTGCGGTAGATATTCTCTTCTTCCAGCACGTGGGCGCGGCCGTGCGCAAAGTCAAATACCCAACCACCAACATCAAAAAAACGCAGGGCCAAATCAAAGACCTCATCCACCGCAGCATCGAGAGCGAAGACGTAGTAGACGTTTTCCAGATGGCCGGCATAGAGCGTTTTGACATCTCCATCATCAATGACGAGTTCTTGGCCACCGCTAAGGAGCAAAAGACCGGCAACGAACTCAAGCTGGAGCTCCTGCGCCAGATCTTGAATGATGAGATCAAGGTCCGCTCTACCAAGAACTTGATCAAGTACCGCAAGCTCAAAGATGAAGTAGAAAAGATAATAGCAGATTACCATGCACACTTCTTTGACAGCCTTGTGGCTATGGAAAAACTGCGCAATGTGGCCAAGCAGATGCAGGAGGAAGACAAGCTCCGCCAGCAACTGGGCCTCACTGAAGAGGAAGAAGCCTTCTACCAGATTCTTGCCAACCACCCCAATGCCGTGCAAGACTTTGACCTGATTAAAGAGCTGGTGAAAAAGATACTGGCAGAGGTCAAGAAAAGCGCCTCCCAACCAGACTGGTACAAAAAAGACGACACTAAAGCCCAACTGCAGCTAGCCGTGAAAAAGGTGCTCCGCTTTAAAGTAAAAGAAGACCTGCAGGAGATACTTGATGAAATACTGGAACAGGCAGAAGAGCGGTATAAAGTGTGGGCATTTGAAGTGGCTTGA
- a CDS encoding restriction endonuclease has protein sequence MLNKQSMWMVRAGEDAYLAEEFLSKGLVAIGWNRVGDLTNLKDLESLKIKLSTTFPEFKTGKINNVAGQIFRFRFEFAKNQKVVTYNNVTRIYHIGEITSDYYYSSNLTDYHHIRYVKWISSVGRDDLSTAAKNSLGAIMTLFKLPDFLQEELLHQKPTPAPTFSSNTADEETVETLDTLKEDI, from the coding sequence ATGCTAAATAAACAATCCATGTGGATGGTAAGGGCCGGAGAAGATGCGTACCTAGCAGAAGAGTTCTTATCAAAGGGACTGGTAGCAATCGGATGGAACCGAGTAGGAGATTTAACTAACCTAAAAGACTTGGAAAGTCTTAAGATAAAATTATCAACTACTTTCCCTGAGTTTAAAACAGGCAAAATCAACAATGTTGCTGGCCAAATTTTTCGGTTCAGATTTGAGTTTGCCAAAAATCAAAAAGTGGTTACATATAATAATGTTACTAGAATATACCACATAGGTGAAATCACTTCTGATTATTACTACTCAAGTAACTTAACAGATTACCACCACATACGCTATGTAAAATGGATATCGAGTGTAGGCAGAGATGACCTTTCTACAGCCGCTAAAAATAGCCTTGGTGCTATCATGACGCTGTTCAAACTTCCTGACTTTCTGCAGGAAGAATTGCTACATCAGAAACCTACCCCAGCTCCTACATTCAGTTCTAATACTGCAGACGAAGAAACCGTTGAAACTCTTGATACTTTAAAGGAGGACATATAG
- a CDS encoding restriction endonuclease translates to MQELVSGILKGMGYKTLISPKGADRGKDIIASPDGLGLENPKIMVEVKHRTNTTMGSQEIRSFLGGLRSGDKGLYVSTGGYSKDARYEAERANIPITLIDLEMLVRLIIQHYDNFDSDTRALIPLKKIYWPV, encoded by the coding sequence ATGCAAGAATTAGTTTCTGGTATTCTTAAAGGTATGGGTTATAAAACCTTAATTAGTCCTAAAGGCGCTGATAGAGGCAAAGACATCATTGCCTCCCCTGATGGCCTAGGTCTGGAGAATCCTAAAATCATGGTTGAAGTGAAACACAGAACTAATACAACCATGGGTTCTCAAGAAATCAGAAGCTTTTTGGGAGGCTTACGCTCTGGTGATAAAGGCTTGTACGTCTCTACGGGCGGTTATTCTAAAGACGCACGGTATGAAGCGGAACGCGCAAACATTCCTATCACCTTAATTGATTTAGAGATGCTGGTTAGATTAATTATTCAGCATTACGACAACTTTGACTCAGATACGAGGGCTTTAATTCCGCTTAAGAAGATTTACTGGCCTGTTTAA
- a CDS encoding PD-(D/E)XK nuclease family protein, translating to MIFLAKLELKDRHYTSFYIDTQCVYGTQNKRTDLEINLGHSFIMVESKIGSDEMQNQLNSYASLLAERGQQNKL from the coding sequence ATGATCTTTCTAGCTAAACTAGAGCTTAAAGACCGTCATTATACCTCCTTTTATATTGACACACAATGTGTCTATGGTACTCAGAATAAAAGAACTGATTTGGAAATCAACTTGGGACATTCTTTTATCATGGTGGAAAGCAAAATAGGTTCTGATGAAATGCAAAACCAACTTAACTCTTACGCCAGTCTTTTAGCCGAAAGAGGGCAACAAAATAAATTGTAG
- a CDS encoding RidA family protein, giving the protein MAAFAQSPEEKLAQLKIQLPQVPAAAGSFVDAVKVGNLIYLSGKGPRNSNGEYITGKLGHDLTVEQGYEAARLVALLQLAVLKKELGDLKRVKRIVKVNGYVNSAATFYEQPKVINGYSDVMIAVFGDQGKHARTAVGTNALPFNIAVEVEMIVEVEQ; this is encoded by the coding sequence ATGGCTGCTTTTGCTCAATCCCCAGAAGAAAAACTAGCGCAACTAAAGATCCAGTTGCCGCAGGTGCCGGCTGCCGCCGGAAGCTTTGTAGACGCTGTAAAAGTTGGGAATCTGATATACCTGTCGGGCAAAGGTCCCCGCAACAGCAACGGGGAGTACATAACAGGCAAGTTGGGCCATGACCTGACCGTTGAGCAAGGATATGAGGCGGCAAGATTAGTTGCCCTGCTGCAACTGGCAGTACTTAAAAAAGAACTAGGTGACCTGAAACGGGTAAAGCGAATTGTAAAAGTGAACGGATACGTGAATTCGGCCGCTACTTTTTATGAACAACCGAAAGTAATCAACGGGTATTCAGATGTCATGATCGCGGTATTTGGAGACCAGGGCAAACATGCGCGAACTGCGGTTGGTACGAATGCCCTTCCGTTTAACATTGCAGTGGAAGTAGAAATGATCGTGGAGGTAGAACAATAA
- a CDS encoding transposase yields MRPDRKRNRLLGFDYSQDAFYFVTCCVKEMACVFGEVINEEMHLNQFGQIAERQWFWLLEQYPYLSSHAFVVMPNHVHAILEINKQGVLMLGEDQECEGTGRDLSVLLSWGGRKVKSLSQIMGAYKTTTSKLIRLAGMPDFAWHRSFHDHIIRDEKSFRNIKHYIENNPAKWEEDTFRR; encoded by the coding sequence ATGAGACCAGACCGAAAACGGAACAGGCTCCTAGGCTTTGACTACAGCCAGGATGCTTTCTACTTTGTCACCTGTTGCGTGAAAGAGATGGCCTGTGTCTTTGGCGAAGTGATCAACGAAGAGATGCACCTAAATCAATTCGGGCAGATAGCCGAACGACAATGGTTTTGGCTCTTAGAGCAATATCCTTATCTTAGCTCTCATGCTTTTGTGGTGATGCCCAATCATGTTCATGCCATTCTTGAGATTAATAAACAGGGAGTATTGATGCTTGGAGAGGATCAGGAATGCGAGGGGACAGGTCGCGACCTGTCCGTACTTTTATCTTGGGGTGGGAGGAAGGTGAAATCGTTGTCACAGATCATGGGAGCGTATAAAACTACCACCTCAAAGCTGATCAGGCTTGCCGGAATGCCAGATTTTGCCTGGCACCGTTCCTTTCACGATCATATCATCAGAGATGAAAAGAGCTTCCGCAACATCAAGCACTATATTGAAAATAACCCCGCCAAATGGGAGGAAGATACTTTCAGAAGATAA
- a CDS encoding pseudouridine synthase — protein MKALTSSLQYFVVQKARLSNKEAVQAIVAGKVLVNGQKGQLQQVLQPLDEVLLDGQVLKEPQTFIYLAYYKPRGVESTLNSAIENNLAQALNLHMRVFPVGRLDKESEGLMLLTNDGALYNRISHAQNHQEKEYVVTVDKPLTPEALAQLATGVVIMGQQTRPAQVQALGEKTFSIVLTQGLNRQIRRMCYKLGYAVERLVRVRMVRLRVGELKPGEWRELPLTEVQELL, from the coding sequence ATGAAAGCGCTTACCTCGTCTCTGCAGTATTTTGTGGTGCAGAAAGCCCGGCTGTCTAACAAAGAAGCGGTGCAGGCCATTGTAGCGGGAAAGGTGCTGGTGAACGGGCAGAAAGGCCAGCTCCAGCAAGTGCTTCAACCCCTTGACGAAGTGCTGCTGGATGGGCAGGTGCTTAAAGAACCCCAAACCTTCATATACCTAGCCTATTACAAACCCCGCGGCGTAGAATCTACCCTCAACTCAGCCATTGAGAACAACTTGGCGCAGGCGCTGAACCTGCACATGAGGGTGTTCCCGGTGGGGCGGCTGGACAAAGAATCAGAAGGGCTCATGCTGCTCACCAATGACGGCGCCCTCTACAATCGCATCAGCCATGCCCAAAACCATCAGGAAAAGGAATACGTGGTAACGGTAGACAAGCCCCTGACGCCGGAGGCTCTCGCGCAACTAGCCACTGGGGTGGTGATCATGGGCCAGCAAACGCGGCCTGCCCAGGTACAGGCCCTAGGGGAGAAGACATTTTCCATTGTGCTCACCCAGGGCCTTAACCGCCAGATCAGGCGAATGTGCTATAAGCTGGGGTATGCCGTAGAACGGTTGGTGCGTGTACGCATGGTGCGTTTGAGGGTAGGAGAGTTAAAACCAGGTGAATGGCGGGAGCTACCCCTAACTGAAGTGCAGGAGCTTTTGTAA